One window from the genome of Enterobacter asburiae encodes:
- the priC gene encoding primosomal replication protein N'', translated as MKTALLLERLQNQLIALREQATPLMGHATLKPRFDRQLFRTRSTVIQDYLAETQTNLDELRHAVESEQQEQVAWLAEHLTEQITALHREIAAWPLRAWDSASPGLGKWQRKRLENQEFERRLFEMKREREVRLNNSETLEEQQLLMREISALEGRIVRCRQARDEIERVIERLTR; from the coding sequence TTGAAAACAGCACTGCTTCTTGAGAGGCTGCAAAATCAGCTGATTGCTCTGCGGGAGCAGGCTACACCGCTAATGGGGCACGCCACGCTGAAGCCGCGCTTTGACCGACAGCTTTTTCGTACTCGCAGCACCGTCATTCAGGATTACCTGGCGGAAACGCAGACGAACCTCGACGAGCTTCGCCATGCGGTTGAGAGTGAACAGCAGGAACAGGTGGCGTGGCTTGCGGAGCATCTCACTGAACAGATCACTGCTCTGCATCGCGAAATCGCCGCCTGGCCGCTGCGCGCCTGGGACAGCGCCTCGCCGGGGCTCGGTAAATGGCAGCGCAAGCGGCTGGAAAACCAGGAGTTTGAGCGCCGGCTGTTTGAGATGAAGCGCGAACGCGAAGTGCGGCTGAACAACAGCGAAACGCTGGAAGAGCAGCAGCTATTGATGCGCGAGATTAGCGCGCTGGAAGGACGCATCGTCCGCTGCCGTCAGGCGCGGGATGAGATTGAGCGCGTCATTGAACGTTTGACCCGTTAA
- the rsmS gene encoding pleiotropic regulatory protein RsmS encodes MSLENAPDEVKLAVDLIMLLENHEIPAETVLKALEIVRRDFEGKLPPHPALSPEGRG; translated from the coding sequence ATGTCACTGGAAAATGCACCCGATGAGGTCAAGCTGGCCGTCGATTTGATTATGCTGCTGGAGAATCATGAGATCCCCGCCGAAACGGTGCTTAAGGCACTGGAGATTGTGCGGCGGGATTTTGAGGGAAAACTTCCCCCTCACCCAGCCCTCTCCCCTGAGGGGAGAGGGTAA
- a CDS encoding DUF454 family protein: MKRTILIIIGWLAVVLGTLGVFLPLLPTTPFILLAAWCFARSSPRFHHWLLYRSWFGGYLRHWQKHRAMPPGAKPRAIAVILITFAISLWLVKMMWVRILLLAILTCLLFFMWRIPVVDEKQQKH, from the coding sequence ATGAAGCGTACTATTTTAATCATCATTGGCTGGCTCGCGGTAGTGCTTGGCACGCTGGGTGTGTTTTTACCCTTACTGCCGACCACGCCGTTTATCCTGCTGGCGGCCTGGTGCTTCGCCCGCTCATCGCCGCGTTTTCACCACTGGCTGCTCTACCGCTCATGGTTTGGCGGCTATCTGCGGCACTGGCAAAAACACCGGGCCATGCCGCCCGGCGCGAAGCCCCGCGCGATCGCGGTGATCCTCATCACCTTCGCTATTTCATTATGGCTGGTGAAAATGATGTGGGTACGCATTCTGCTGCTGGCGATCCTGACCTGCCTGCTTTTCTTTATGTGGCGGATCCCCGTGGTTGATGAAAAGCAAC